The following proteins come from a genomic window of Nostoc sp. TCL26-01:
- a CDS encoding Photosystem I reaction center subunit III, whose amino-acid sequence MRRLFALILVICLSFSFAPPAKALGANLTPCGDNAAFKELAKNARNTTADPKSGQKRFERYSQALCGPEGYPHLIVDGRLDRAGDFLIPSVLFLYIAGWIGWVGRAYLQAVGKGSDAEQKEIQIDLGTALPLVASGFAWPAAAIKELLSGELTAKDSEITVSPR is encoded by the coding sequence ATGCGTCGATTGTTTGCTTTGATTTTGGTGATTTGTCTGTCGTTCAGTTTTGCTCCCCCAGCAAAAGCTCTTGGAGCGAATCTGACACCTTGCGGAGACAATGCTGCGTTTAAAGAACTGGCTAAAAATGCCCGCAATACTACAGCAGACCCCAAGTCAGGACAAAAGCGTTTTGAGCGCTATTCTCAAGCTCTATGTGGCCCAGAAGGTTATCCCCACCTGATTGTTGATGGTCGTCTTGATCGCGCTGGCGATTTCTTGATCCCCAGTGTTCTGTTCCTCTACATTGCGGGTTGGATTGGTTGGGTAGGTCGTGCCTACTTACAGGCTGTTGGCAAAGGCTCTGATGCGGAACAAAAAGAAATCCAAATCGATTTGGGTACTGCATTACCTCTAGTCGCTAGTGGCTTTGCTTGGCCTGCTGCCGCAATTAAAGAACTTCTGTCTGGTGAATTAACTGCTAAGGACTCAGAAATCACTGTTTCCCCTCGCTAA
- the tsaD gene encoding tRNA (adenosine(37)-N6)-threonylcarbamoyltransferase complex transferase subunit TsaD, whose product MTTVLAIETSCDETAVAIVKNRQVCGSIIASQIPVHQQYGGVVPEVASRQHLETINEAIAQAMREAELDWGKIDAIAATCAPGLVGALLVGLTAAKTLAILHNKPFLGVHHLEGHIYATYLSEPTLDPPFLSLLVSGGHTSLIYVKECGQYETLGETRDDAAGEAFDKVARLLKLGYPGGPIIDKLAQTGNPQAFALPEGKVSLPDGGYHRYDGSFSGLKTAVLRLVQQLEKNGAELPLMDIAASFQETVAKALTKRAIACAIDYGLDTIAVGGGVAANSGLRKHLQAAASQHNLRVLFPPLKFCTDNAAMIACAAADHLSRGHISPITLGVESRLSLSQVMKLYQ is encoded by the coding sequence ATGACCACTGTTTTAGCCATCGAAACTAGTTGTGATGAAACTGCCGTGGCGATTGTTAAGAATCGTCAAGTTTGCGGCAGTATTATAGCCTCACAAATCCCTGTCCACCAGCAATATGGGGGAGTAGTACCGGAAGTCGCTTCTCGTCAGCACTTAGAAACGATCAATGAGGCGATCGCTCAAGCAATGAGAGAAGCAGAATTAGATTGGGGAAAAATCGATGCGATCGCTGCCACTTGTGCGCCGGGACTGGTAGGAGCGCTATTAGTGGGGCTAACGGCTGCCAAAACTTTAGCAATTTTACATAACAAGCCATTTTTGGGAGTTCATCACCTCGAAGGTCACATCTATGCGACTTATTTGAGTGAGCCAACTTTAGATCCCCCTTTTCTTAGCTTACTAGTTTCTGGCGGACACACAAGCTTAATTTACGTTAAGGAATGTGGTCAGTATGAAACACTAGGGGAAACCCGTGATGATGCGGCGGGTGAAGCTTTTGATAAAGTCGCTAGGTTATTAAAGCTGGGTTATCCCGGTGGCCCCATCATTGACAAACTAGCTCAAACCGGAAATCCCCAAGCCTTTGCCCTACCAGAAGGAAAAGTTTCCTTACCAGATGGCGGATATCATCGCTATGACGGCAGCTTTAGCGGCTTAAAGACAGCTGTACTGCGTTTAGTCCAGCAATTAGAAAAAAATGGCGCAGAACTGCCTCTGATGGACATAGCCGCCAGTTTCCAGGAAACCGTAGCCAAAGCATTAACCAAAAGAGCGATCGCCTGTGCCATAGATTATGGCTTAGACACCATAGCTGTCGGTGGTGGTGTAGCCGCCAATAGTGGCTTGCGAAAACACTTACAAGCAGCCGCAAGCCAACACAACCTGCGCGTCCTCTTCCCCCCCCTGAAATTTTGTACCGATAACGCCGCCATGATAGCCTGTGCCGCCGCCGATCACCTATCACGAGGGCATATCTCACCCATCACTTTGGGAGTGGAATCTAGGCTATCCCTGAGCCAAGTTATGAAGTTATATCAGTGA
- the gmk gene encoding guanylate kinase: protein MMQVLPIQSCATTKEFLSSGKLIVLTGPSGVGKGTLMRSLLQRHPELYYSVSATTRSPRPGEINGENYYFISRNKFEQLVAEGEFLEWAEFAGNYYGTPRENVLNQVQSGKLVVLEIELEGARQIRASFPETLSIFILPPSFEELEKRIRGRGQDSEEAIARRLQRAKAEIQAANEFNIQIVNDDLETALQAIEVALFG, encoded by the coding sequence ATGATGCAAGTCTTACCCATCCAGAGTTGTGCTACTACCAAAGAATTTCTATCGTCAGGCAAGTTGATTGTTTTAACCGGGCCTAGTGGTGTCGGTAAAGGTACTTTAATGCGATCGCTACTACAGCGTCATCCGGAACTTTATTATTCTGTATCCGCCACAACTCGTTCCCCCCGCCCTGGCGAAATCAATGGCGAAAATTATTACTTTATTAGCCGCAACAAGTTTGAACAATTAGTGGCTGAAGGTGAATTCCTAGAATGGGCAGAATTTGCGGGTAATTACTACGGGACTCCCCGCGAAAATGTGCTTAATCAAGTCCAATCTGGGAAGTTAGTCGTATTAGAGATTGAATTAGAAGGAGCAAGACAAATCCGTGCGTCCTTTCCTGAAACCTTGAGTATTTTCATTTTGCCGCCTTCCTTTGAAGAGTTAGAAAAACGGATTCGGGGACGGGGACAAGATTCAGAAGAAGCGATCGCTCGTCGGTTACAACGCGCTAAAGCAGAAATTCAAGCCGCCAATGAATTTAATATTCAAATTGTCAATGACGATTTGGAAACTGCTCTCCAGGCGATCGAAGTAGCTTTATTTGGGTAA
- the psaJ gene encoding photosystem I reaction center subunit IX: protein MAEKTDQSSYIIKFISTAPVAATIWLTITAGILIEFNRFFPDLLFHPLP, encoded by the coding sequence ATGGCAGAAAAAACTGATCAATCCAGCTACATCATTAAGTTTATTTCTACAGCACCAGTGGCAGCTACTATCTGGCTAACCATCACAGCCGGGATTTTAATTGAATTCAATCGCTTCTTCCCAGACTTATTGTTCCATCCCTTACCATAG
- a CDS encoding alpha/beta fold hydrolase, with product MATIEILGYPHAYELTAPTSCPHALVFVHGWLNSRGYWQPVISRLSVDLQCLSYDLRGFGESQSQLESDFHRAEGSMTLSAQSMRSLSSSFDSLYTPAAYAQDLVALLQQLNITSAWLIGHSLGGTIALWAASQMPDCIKGVICINAGGGIYLKEAFEQFRLAGQKFLQVRPRWLSQVPLIDLLFTRASVSRPLDRYWARQRVIDFVVADPEAALGSLLDSTTEEEVNRLPKLVSQLKQPVYFLAGADDKVMEPKYVRHLASFHRLFQYCGDNVIEIPDCGHLAMLEQPDAVAQSIREIVIGQ from the coding sequence ATGGCAACTATTGAAATCTTGGGCTATCCGCACGCATACGAGCTAACAGCCCCTACATCCTGCCCCCATGCTTTAGTTTTTGTCCACGGTTGGCTCAATAGCCGTGGATACTGGCAACCTGTGATTTCTCGCTTGTCAGTAGATTTGCAATGCTTATCGTATGATTTGCGTGGATTTGGCGAGTCTCAGTCACAGCTAGAAAGTGATTTTCATCGGGCGGAAGGTTCTATGACTTTATCTGCTCAGTCTATGCGATCGCTCAGTTCGTCTTTTGATTCTCTTTACACACCAGCTGCCTATGCTCAAGACTTGGTAGCTCTACTCCAACAGCTAAATATTACTAGTGCTTGGCTGATTGGTCACTCCCTCGGTGGGACGATCGCTCTTTGGGCTGCTTCTCAAATGCCTGATTGTATCAAGGGCGTGATCTGTATTAATGCTGGTGGTGGTATTTACCTCAAGGAAGCTTTTGAGCAGTTTCGGTTGGCTGGGCAAAAATTTTTACAAGTACGTCCCCGTTGGCTCTCTCAAGTACCTTTAATTGATTTACTCTTCACTAGGGCTAGTGTTTCTCGTCCTCTAGATCGTTATTGGGCGCGTCAACGTGTGATTGATTTTGTTGTCGCCGATCCTGAAGCTGCTTTGGGATCTCTCTTAGACTCAACTACAGAGGAAGAAGTCAACCGTTTACCAAAGTTAGTATCCCAGCTAAAGCAGCCAGTTTATTTTCTGGCTGGGGCTGACGATAAGGTGATGGAACCCAAATACGTCCGTCACTTAGCCAGCTTTCATCGGCTTTTCCAATACTGCGGCGACAATGTAATTGAAATTCCTGATTGTGGACACCTAGCAATGCTAGAACAACCAGATGCCGTTGCTCAAAGTATTCGGGAAATTGTTATTGGTCAGTAG
- a CDS encoding photosystem I reaction center protein subunit XI, protein MAQAVDASKNLPSDPRNREVVFPAGSDPQYGNLETPVNSSPIVKWFIGNLPAYRPGLTPFRRGLEVGMAHGYLLFGPFAKLGPLRNAPNANLAGLLASIGLVVILTACLSLYANSNPAPALASVTVPNPPDAFNSKEGWNNFASAFLIGGIGGAVVAYFLTSNLALIQGLVG, encoded by the coding sequence ATGGCGCAAGCAGTAGACGCATCAAAAAATCTCCCCAGTGACCCTAGAAATCGGGAAGTTGTTTTTCCAGCAGGAAGCGATCCTCAATACGGTAACTTAGAAACCCCGGTGAATTCTTCTCCCATAGTTAAATGGTTCATCGGTAACTTACCTGCCTACCGTCCTGGCCTAACACCTTTTAGACGTGGCTTAGAAGTTGGTATGGCTCATGGCTACCTGCTATTTGGCCCCTTTGCTAAATTGGGCCCACTGCGTAATGCACCTAATGCTAACTTAGCTGGGTTGCTAGCATCTATAGGCTTAGTAGTAATTCTTACTGCTTGCTTATCTCTCTATGCTAATAGCAATCCTGCTCCGGCACTTGCTAGTGTGACTGTACCCAATCCTCCAGATGCTTTTAACTCCAAAGAAGGCTGGAACAATTTTGCCAGTGCATTCTTAATTGGTGGTATTGGTGGTGCAGTAGTTGCTTACTTTTTGACTAGTAATTTGGCATTAATTCAAGGTCTTGTAGGCTAA
- the remA gene encoding extracellular matrix/biofilm regulator RemA: MEIQLINIGFGNIVSANRVVAIVSPESAPIKRIITDARDRGQLIDATYGRRTRAVIITDSSHVILSAIQPETVANRFVISREHQSVEN; the protein is encoded by the coding sequence ATGGAAATACAGTTAATTAACATCGGTTTCGGCAATATTGTGTCGGCTAACCGAGTCGTTGCCATTGTGAGTCCAGAATCTGCTCCCATTAAGCGGATCATTACCGACGCGAGAGACAGAGGCCAGCTGATTGATGCTACCTATGGTCGCAGAACCAGGGCTGTAATTATCACCGATTCCAGTCACGTAATCCTGTCGGCTATCCAACCGGAAACGGTAGCAAATCGGTTCGTGATTTCCCGCGAGCATCAAAGTGTAGAGAATTGA